A stretch of Vigna angularis cultivar LongXiaoDou No.4 chromosome 4, ASM1680809v1, whole genome shotgun sequence DNA encodes these proteins:
- the LOC108330046 gene encoding universal stress protein A-like protein isoform X2: METVMEDEEYNYREVKLPSLIPVAPEPELERETGERRRGRDVIIAIDHGPNSKHAFDWTLVHFCRLADTIHLVHAVPDLKNQILYDTSQGLMEKLAVEAFQVAMVKTVARVVEGDPGKVICQEAERIKPAAVVLGSRGRGFIQSVLQGSVGVYCLHHCKAAPVVIVPGKVVE; the protein is encoded by the exons ATGGAGACAgtaatggaagatgaagaataCAACTACAGAGAAGTGAAACTTCCGTCTTTGATTCCGGTGGCGCCGGAGCCGGAGTTGGAGAGGGAAACAGGggaaaggagaagaggaagggACGTAATCATAGCCATAGATCACGGCCCCAACAGCAAACACGCTTTCGATTGGACTCTCGTTCACTTTTGTAGGCTGGCTGATACTATCCATCTCGTTCACGCCGTTCCCG atttgaaGAACCAAATTCTCTATGACACAAGCCAGGGGCTGATGGAGAAATTGGCTGTTGAGGCTTTTCAAGTAGCAATG GTGAAAACAGTAGCTAGGGTTGTGGAAGGGGATCCAGGAAAAGTAATTTGCCAGGAAGCAGAGAGGATCAAACCTGCAGCTGTAGTTTTGGGAAGCAGAGGCAGAGGCTTCATTCAAAg TGTGCTACAAGGAAGTGTTGGAGTGTACTGCTTGCACCACTGTAAAGCAGCACCTGTTGTGATTGTTCCTGGAAAAG TGGTTGAATGA
- the LOC108331814 gene encoding SNF1-related protein kinase regulatory subunit gamma-1-like: MQSVKIAEALNVSEGGLEDKAKNLTSSLDNGDSQHVQIDSGTALQQFLDRIPISSIPGIKNSPVLELKAGDSIRDAIRTLYEKDVFSAAIVDMLDSDADNIMFSDQYIGLVDFTSMVLWCLEEYEKTTDNLEYIKHCGFFSVLDHIPQIGQTKISELAMSFLWEPFFPVNLDDTVFHALLLLSKHRVHVLPVIQQREDGLIGFVTQNAVVQHLLQSSELEWFDSIADKNLSDLRFEGLENPSCVFSDQTVADALKTFWQNQTSAVAVVDRQTKKLLGNVRKSDVHILVRNNDIFRSRTVLTVGEFIHMETDKAETKPRIERDHGAFLTAGSLRLKNSFIPRMDFPVACKENATLKQIMEHTTATNSSFSFLVNDKEQVTGFLKLRDIILQFAPPCVNSTINGGGFFEFALEQSGCEVKDGTMIRNH; encoded by the exons ATGCAATCTGTGAAAATAGCGGAAGCGTTGAACGTCTCGGAAGGTGGGTTAGAAGACAAGGCAAAGAACCTCACTTCAAGCCTCGACAATGGTGATAGCCAACACGTGCAGATTGATTCTGGCACCGCCCTTCAACAATTTCTTGATCGCATACCCATCAGTTCGATACCTGGCATAAAAAACTCACCTG TTTTGGAACTGAAAGCTGGAGACAGTATAAGGGATGCAATTCGTACGTTGTACGAAAAGGACGTCTTTTCTGCAGCAATTGTTGACATGTTGGACTCCGATGCGGATAACATAATGTTTTCAGATCAGTACATTGGTCTAGTTGATTTTACAAGCATGGTTCTTTGGTGCCTTGAG GAATATGAAAAGACCACCGACAATCTCGAATATATCAAGCACTGTGGCTTTTTCTCCGTCCTCGACCATATTCCTCAGATTGGTCAAACCAAG ATTAGCGAGTTGGCTATGTCATTCCTCTGGGAACCATTTTTCCCCGTAAACTTGGATGATACGGTGTTTCATGCACTGCTACTTCTCTCTAAGCATCGGGTGCACGTTTTGCCGGTCATACAGCAACGTGAAGATGGACTCATCGGTTTTGTTACGCAG AATGCAGTAGTCCAACACCTTCTTCAATCAAGTGAACTAGAGTGGTTTGATAGCATTGCAGACAAGAACTTGTCAGATTTGCG ATTTGAAGGCCTAGAAAATCCTAGTTGTGTATTTTCGGACCAAACTGTCGCAGATGCTTTAAAGACGTTCTGGCAAAACCAAACTAGTGCAGTAGCTGTTGTAGATCGACAAACTAAGAAGCTCCTTGGTAATGTGAGGAAAAGTGATGTTCATATTCTTGTAAGGAATAATGACATCTTTAGAAGTAGAAC GGTTTTAACTGTGGGGGAATTCATTCACATGGAGACTGACAAAGCAGAAACTAAGCCAAGAATTGAACGTGATCATGGAGCTTTTCTCACGGCAGGAAGTCTTCGGCTGAAAAACAGCTTCATACCCAGAATGGACTTTCCTGTTGCCTGCAAGGAAAATGCAACGCTGAAGCAAATAATGGAGCATACCACAGCGACTAACAGCAGTTTCAGCTTTCTAGTCAATGATAAGGAGCAAGTTACAGGCTTTCTCAAATTGAGGGATATAATTCTGCAGTTTGCCCCACCATGTGTTAATTCTACCATTAATGGAGgtggtttttttgaatttgCCTTGGAGCAAAGTGGATGTGAAGTGAAAGATGGAACCATGATTCGTAATCACTGA
- the LOC108330046 gene encoding universal stress protein A-like protein isoform X1, whose translation METVMEDEEYNYREVKLPSLIPVAPEPELERETGERRRGRDVIIAIDHGPNSKHAFDWTLVHFCRLADTIHLVHAVPDLKNQILYDTSQGLMEKLAVEAFQVAMVKTVARVVEGDPGKVICQEAERIKPAAVVLGSRGRGFIQSVLQGSVGVYCLHHCKAAPVVIVPGKDAGDESIV comes from the exons ATGGAGACAgtaatggaagatgaagaataCAACTACAGAGAAGTGAAACTTCCGTCTTTGATTCCGGTGGCGCCGGAGCCGGAGTTGGAGAGGGAAACAGGggaaaggagaagaggaagggACGTAATCATAGCCATAGATCACGGCCCCAACAGCAAACACGCTTTCGATTGGACTCTCGTTCACTTTTGTAGGCTGGCTGATACTATCCATCTCGTTCACGCCGTTCCCG atttgaaGAACCAAATTCTCTATGACACAAGCCAGGGGCTGATGGAGAAATTGGCTGTTGAGGCTTTTCAAGTAGCAATG GTGAAAACAGTAGCTAGGGTTGTGGAAGGGGATCCAGGAAAAGTAATTTGCCAGGAAGCAGAGAGGATCAAACCTGCAGCTGTAGTTTTGGGAAGCAGAGGCAGAGGCTTCATTCAAAg TGTGCTACAAGGAAGTGTTGGAGTGTACTGCTTGCACCACTGTAAAGCAGCACCTGTTGTGATTGTTCCTGGAAAAG ATGCTGGAGACGAGTCAATAGTCTAG
- the LOC108330045 gene encoding phenylcoumaran benzylic ether reductase Pyrc5-like: MARNSSKSKILFIGGTGYTGKFLVEASSKAGHPTFLLVRESTFSNPAKSSLIHNFQSLGVNIVFGDLYDYQSLLNAIKQVDVVFSTVARSHLADQDNIISAIKEAGNVKKFYPSEFGNDVDRNHAVEPATIAYAKKAKIRRTIEAEGIPYTYVSCNFFDGHFLPTLSQPGATTPPRDKIIILGNGNPKAVFNKEEDVATYTINSVDDPRTLNKILYIRPPNNTLSFNELVTLWEKKIGKTLERIYVPEEQVLKQIQESSPPLNIFLAFNHAAYVKGDHANFEIESSFGVEASALYPDVKYTTVDEYLNNLV; the protein is encoded by the exons ATGGCAAGGAATAGCAGCAAGAGCAAGATTCTGTTCATCGGAGGCACTGGTTACACCGGAAAATTCCTGGTGGAGGCCAGTTCCAAAGCTGGCCACCCAACCTTCCTTTTGGTGAGGGAGTCGACTTTCTCCAACCCTGCAAAATCATCCCTCATTCACAACTTCCAAAGCCTTGGTGTCAACATTGTTTTC GGAGATTTATACGATTACCAAAGTTTGTTGAATGCAATAAAGCAGGTAGATGTGGTATTTTCTACCGTAGCACGCTCGCATCTAGCTGATCAAGATAACATCATTTCTGCAATAAAAGAAGCAGGAAATGTTAAG AAATTCTATCCATCTGAGTTTGGAAATGATGTGGATCGAAATCATGCAGTCGAACCGGCGACGATTGCATATGCAAAGAAGGCCAAAATTCGTCGAACTATTGAGGCTGAAGGAATTCCTTACACTTATGTGTCATGTAACTTCTTTGATGGTCACTTCCTACCAACCTTGTCGCAACCTGGAGCTACAACTCCTCCTAGAGACAAAATTATCATCCTAGGAAATGGAAATCCCAAAG CTGTTTTCAATAAGGAAGAGGATGTTGCTACTTACACAATCAATTCAGTTGATGATCCAAGAACTTTGAACAAAATTCTCTACATTAGACCTCCGAATAACACGTTGTCGTTTAATGAACTTGTCACACTTTGGGAGAAGAAGATTGGTAAAACTCTTGAAAGAATCTATGTTCCAGAAGAACAAGTACTAAAGCAGATCCAAG agTCTTCACCACCCTTGAATATTTTCTTGGCATTTAACCACGCTGCTTACGTAAAAGGTGACCATGCTAACTTTGAAATTGAGTCTTCTTTTGGAGTGGAAGCTTCAGCTTTATATCCTGATGTGAAATACACCACAGTGGATGAGTATCTTAATAACCTTGTGTGA
- the LOC108330596 gene encoding protein RER1B, whose translation MEGSGSGSGAAPSSAPVKQYLQEFSKLFQYYLDKSTPHSAYRWIGTLVMASIYVLRIVYVQGFYVVSYGLGIYLLNLLIGFLSPLVDPELDPSNSPLLPTKGSDEFKPFIRRLPEFKFWYSFTKALCIAFVMTFFSPFDVPVFWPILLCYWFVLFVLTMRRQVAHMIKYKYIPFNLGKQKYTGKKSSAGSSGSRAD comes from the exons ATGGAGGGAAGTGGCAGTGGCAGTGGCGCTGCTCCGTCGTCTGCGCCGGTGAAGCAATATCTGCAGGAGTTCTCTAAGCTGTTTCAGTACTATCTGGACAAATCTACCCCCCATTCCGCCTACAGATGGATTGGGACATTGGTCATGGCATCCATCTACGTCTTGCGTATTGTTTACGTGCAGGGGTTTTACGTTGTCTCTTACGGCCTCGGAATCTACCTCCTCAATCTCTTGATTGGTTTTCTCTCACCTTTGGTTGATCCAGAGCTCGATCCCTCCAACTCCCCTTTGCTTCCCACCAAAGGATCCGATGAGTTCAAACCCTTCATTCGCCGCCTCCCTGAGTTTAAGTTCTG GTATTCTTTCACCAAGGCCCTCTGCATAGCGTTTGTGATGACCTTCTTTTCCCCGTTTGATGTTCCTGTCTTTTGGCCTATATTACTCTGTTACTGGTTTGTTCTCTTTGTCCTTACAATGAGGCGCCAAGTTGCACACATGATCAAATACAAATATATCCCATTTAACTTGGGGAAGCAG AAGTATACTGGTAAGAAATCTTCTGCAGGTAGCAGTGGCTCTCGAGCAGACTGA